A genomic stretch from Rhodothermales bacterium includes:
- a CDS encoding MoxR family ATPase — translation MAQFDLAVVNERIAQESVFVDELLNEIGRVVVGQRYMVERLLIGLLGDGHVLLEGVPGLAKTLTVSSLAQAISTQFQRIQFTPDLLPADLLGTLVYNQQENSFTIKKGPIFSNIILADEINRSPAKVQSALLESMQERQVTIGETTFKLEEPFLVLATQNPIEQEGTYPLPEAQVDRFMLKIKVGYPTRDEELEIMRRMARTGEKLTVRPVIKPAQILSARLVLNDLYIDERVEKYIVDLVMASRQPTQYKLDALTPLIEYGASPRATINLNLAARAHAFLQHRAYVMPEDVRSIAMDVMRHRIAPTYEAEAEEVTSEDIVQRILDKVEVP, via the coding sequence ATGGCCCAATTTGATCTGGCCGTTGTGAACGAGCGGATAGCACAGGAAAGCGTCTTTGTCGATGAATTGCTCAACGAGATCGGGCGGGTGGTCGTCGGTCAGCGCTACATGGTGGAACGCCTGCTGATCGGGCTGCTCGGCGACGGCCACGTGCTGCTTGAAGGCGTACCGGGTCTGGCCAAGACACTGACCGTCAGTTCGCTGGCCCAGGCGATCAGCACCCAGTTCCAGCGCATCCAGTTCACGCCGGACCTCCTGCCGGCCGACCTGCTCGGCACGCTGGTGTACAACCAGCAGGAGAACAGCTTCACGATCAAAAAAGGGCCGATCTTCTCGAACATCATCCTGGCGGACGAAATCAACCGGTCGCCGGCGAAGGTGCAGAGCGCGCTCCTCGAGAGCATGCAGGAGCGGCAGGTAACGATCGGCGAGACCACGTTCAAGCTCGAGGAGCCGTTCCTGGTGCTGGCCACCCAGAACCCGATCGAGCAGGAAGGCACCTATCCGCTGCCGGAGGCGCAGGTGGACCGGTTCATGCTCAAGATCAAGGTCGGCTACCCAACCCGCGACGAGGAACTGGAAATCATGCGGCGCATGGCGCGCACCGGTGAAAAACTGACCGTGCGGCCGGTGATCAAGCCGGCGCAAATCCTCTCCGCCCGCCTCGTGCTCAACGATCTGTACATCGACGAACGGGTCGAGAAATACATCGTCGACCTCGTCATGGCCTCCCGTCAGCCCACGCAGTACAAGCTCGATGCGCTGACGCCGCTCATCGAATACGGCGCTTCTCCGCGCGCCACGATCAACCTCAACCTCGCCGCCCGGGCGCATGCCTTCCTGCAGCACCGGGCCTACGTGATGCCGGAAGACGTCCGCTCGATCGCGATGGACGTGATGCGGCACCGCATCGCCCCGACCTACGAGGCCGAGGCGGAGGAGGTAACGAGCGAGGACATCGTGCAGCGCATTCTCGACAAAGTCGAAGTACCCTGA
- a CDS encoding DUF2795 domain-containing protein produces MEFASYLEDAPWPATKDELIDFAERTGAPIEVIENLREMEDDGEPYESIEEIWPDYPTADDDFYFEEE; encoded by the coding sequence TTGGAATTTGCTTCTTATCTGGAAGACGCGCCGTGGCCGGCTACGAAGGACGAGCTGATCGATTTTGCGGAGCGTACAGGCGCTCCTATTGAGGTCATCGAGAACCTTCGGGAGATGGAAGACGACGGCGAGCCCTACGAAAGCATCGAGGAAATCTGGCCGGACTATCCTACCGCCGACGATGACTTCTATTTCGAAGAGGAGTAG
- a CDS encoding M23 family metallopeptidase has translation MAKNRYYYYDEQTFSFVELKPKRSKMIKKGSVLFLIALVMAGFLTWGIDQMVGTPEELALIHENEVLQEQLTTVRQKMSEFSAQLDALAQSDQELYRTILQADPIPEDVRQVGVGGADAYDEFDGFSPSTSELLRETAAQLDQLERQMNLQNESYRDLANLAEKRSDWLAQMPAILPADGPVVSGHGQRFHPILRINRMHHGIDILVSRGTPVHSSGDGVVLEAGRNSGLGNFVKIKHPVTGYTTVYAHLSEIPSGIARGKQVKRGEKIGYSGNTGLSAAPHLHYEVRGADGRSVNPIYFFLPNMTPEQYREMFAEVEATESSLD, from the coding sequence ATGGCAAAAAATAGATATTACTACTACGACGAACAGACCTTCTCGTTTGTCGAGTTAAAGCCTAAGCGCTCTAAAATGATCAAGAAGGGCAGTGTGCTCTTCTTGATCGCTCTGGTGATGGCCGGCTTCCTGACGTGGGGGATCGACCAGATGGTGGGCACCCCGGAAGAACTCGCGCTCATCCATGAGAACGAGGTGCTTCAGGAACAGCTGACCACCGTACGGCAGAAGATGTCCGAGTTCTCGGCTCAGCTGGATGCACTGGCCCAGTCCGATCAGGAGCTCTACCGGACCATCCTCCAGGCCGATCCGATTCCTGAAGATGTGCGCCAGGTCGGTGTCGGCGGCGCCGACGCCTACGATGAATTCGATGGGTTCAGCCCGAGCACGAGCGAACTGCTCCGCGAAACGGCCGCCCAGCTCGATCAGCTGGAGCGCCAGATGAACCTCCAGAACGAAAGCTACCGCGATCTCGCCAATCTGGCGGAAAAGCGGAGCGACTGGCTCGCCCAGATGCCGGCCATCCTGCCGGCCGACGGCCCCGTCGTTTCGGGCCATGGCCAGCGGTTCCACCCCATTCTTCGCATTAACCGGATGCACCACGGCATCGATATCCTGGTGTCCCGCGGCACGCCCGTCCATTCCTCGGGCGACGGCGTCGTTCTCGAAGCGGGTCGCAACTCGGGTCTCGGTAATTTTGTGAAGATCAAACACCCCGTCACGGGATACACCACCGTTTATGCCCACCTCTCGGAAATCCCGTCGGGAATCGCCCGGGGCAAGCAGGTTAAGCGGGGTGAGAAGATCGGATACAGTGGCAATACGGGGCTTTCCGCAGCACCGCACCTGCACTACGAAGTGCGTGGCGCCGACGGTCGCTCGGTCAATCCTATCTACTTCTTCCTGCCCAACATGACGCCGGAGCAGTACCGCGAGATGTTCGCCGAAGTTGAGGCGACGGAAAGTTCGCTCGACTGA
- a CDS encoding sugar ABC transporter permease encodes MNDTLRQRLFLVALLGPTVLVVLVVVAFPFFENVRISLSNMNIYHIRDWKIIGFQQYAAVLAEPRFWEILWKTIAWTLTNIVFHVGLGVFLAVLLHQRFIAGRSAWRVLLILPWALPQYITALTWRGMFNYEYGAINQIMTRYLNLPAVEWLTSPFEAFAAVILTNIWLGFPFMMVVALGALQSIPAELYEAAEVDGASAWRQFWSVTVPLIRPAMVPAITLGIVWTFNNINVVWLVSNGGEPSDQTHILVSFVYEAAFSMYRFGWAAALSMIIFVILFTFTQVFLHRTNATEAA; translated from the coding sequence ATGAACGACACCTTGCGTCAACGGCTGTTTCTGGTAGCGCTTCTCGGGCCGACCGTCCTGGTGGTGCTGGTCGTCGTCGCCTTCCCGTTCTTCGAGAATGTCCGGATCTCGCTCTCGAATATGAACATCTACCATATTCGCGACTGGAAGATCATCGGCTTTCAGCAGTATGCCGCCGTGCTGGCGGAGCCGCGGTTCTGGGAGATTCTCTGGAAGACCATCGCGTGGACGCTGACCAACATCGTGTTCCATGTCGGGCTCGGCGTCTTCCTCGCCGTCCTGCTCCACCAGCGGTTTATCGCGGGCCGCTCGGCCTGGCGCGTGCTGCTGATCCTGCCCTGGGCGCTTCCGCAGTACATCACGGCGCTGACCTGGCGCGGCATGTTCAACTACGAATACGGCGCGATCAACCAGATCATGACGCGGTACCTGAACCTGCCGGCGGTGGAATGGCTCACGTCGCCCTTCGAAGCGTTTGCGGCGGTGATCCTGACCAACATCTGGCTCGGATTTCCGTTCATGATGGTGGTCGCGCTCGGCGCCCTCCAGTCGATTCCCGCCGAGTTGTACGAGGCGGCGGAAGTGGATGGCGCGTCGGCGTGGCGGCAGTTCTGGAGCGTCACGGTGCCGCTGATCCGGCCGGCGATGGTGCCGGCGATCACGCTCGGGATCGTCTGGACCTTCAACAACATCAACGTCGTCTGGCTCGTCTCGAATGGGGGAGAACCCAGCGATCAGACCCATATCCTCGTCTCGTTCGTCTACGAGGCCGCCTTCTCGATGTACCGCTTCGGCTGGGCGGCCGCGTTGTCCATGATTATTTTTGTGATTCTCTTTACGTTCACCCAGGTTTTTCTGCATCGGACCAACGCCACGGAAGCGGCCTGA
- the fmt gene encoding methionyl-tRNA formyltransferase: MSDRQTSAPRIVFMGTAAFAVPSLEALCAAGFTPIAVATGADKPRGRGQHVTFTPVKEAAVRLGIDTLLQPEHVKDPAFAQAVAALHPDIVVVVAYRILPPAVYTAARLGAFNLHGSLLPRYRGAAPIHRAVMAGETETGVTTFFLAEQVDTGNLILQRSMPIGPDETTGEVHDRMMMLGAEAVVETVRRIVAGTATPLPQNNEEATAAPKLFKEDGVIDWGRPAKAVHDFIRGLSPFPGAWTRHGDTMLKIYRSTIVDGAGAPGEVLEAGKRLVVACGEGAVALLEVQQEGRRRLPADVFVNGYALKAGDRLTP, encoded by the coding sequence ATGAGTGATCGCCAGACGTCCGCGCCGCGGATTGTATTCATGGGGACGGCAGCCTTCGCCGTGCCGTCGCTCGAGGCGCTGTGTGCGGCCGGGTTCACGCCGATCGCCGTGGCCACCGGCGCCGACAAGCCCCGTGGACGCGGACAACACGTTACCTTCACCCCCGTCAAGGAAGCGGCCGTTCGGCTCGGCATCGATACGCTGCTTCAGCCCGAGCACGTCAAGGATCCGGCCTTCGCACAGGCCGTGGCCGCCCTCCATCCCGATATCGTCGTCGTCGTCGCCTACCGCATTCTGCCTCCCGCGGTGTATACCGCGGCCCGTCTTGGCGCCTTCAACCTGCACGGATCGCTCTTGCCCCGCTACCGCGGCGCGGCGCCCATTCACCGGGCCGTCATGGCCGGCGAGACCGAAACCGGGGTCACGACGTTTTTTCTGGCCGAACAGGTCGACACCGGCAACCTGATTCTCCAGCGCAGTATGCCCATCGGCCCGGATGAAACGACGGGCGAGGTGCACGACCGGATGATGATGCTCGGTGCCGAGGCGGTGGTCGAAACCGTCCGGCGCATCGTCGCCGGCACCGCCACGCCGTTGCCCCAGAACAACGAAGAGGCCACGGCGGCGCCCAAGCTGTTCAAGGAAGACGGCGTCATCGACTGGGGCCGGCCCGCAAAGGCTGTGCACGACTTCATCCGGGGCCTCTCGCCCTTCCCGGGGGCCTGGACGCGGCACGGCGATACGATGCTCAAGATCTACCGGTCAACCATCGTCGACGGGGCGGGGGCGCCGGGTGAGGTGCTCGAAGCGGGCAAGCGGCTCGTCGTCGCGTGCGGCGAGGGGGCGGTCGCGCTGCTCGAAGTGCAGCAGGAAGGTCGCCGCCGGCTGCCGGCCGACGTGTTCGTGAACGGGTATGCGCTGAAGGCCGGCGATCGCCTCACACCCTGA
- the ftsY gene encoding signal recognition particle-docking protein FtsY, with product MGLFDRFKTRDKEQERLEQGLEKTRTSFLSKLGRALRGKDQIDEEVLDDLEEALVTSDVGVKTTLEVIRRVEERVARDKYLDAAELNTMIQDEIARLVIGDSPERPADFSAPLPNKPHVIMVVGVNGVGKTTTIGKMAFQFKQAGRNVILGAADTFRAAATEQLGIWAERADVPIVKQGHGADPAAVAFDTIASAITRGSDVVIIDTAGRLHTKGGLMDELTKIKRVMSRQIPDAPHEVILVLDASTGQNAIRQAEEFTKSVEVTGLALTKLDGTAKGGIVIGISNEFQIPVKYIGVGEGIEDLQVFDRRRFVSALFS from the coding sequence ATGGGACTTTTTGATCGTTTTAAAACCCGGGACAAGGAGCAGGAACGCCTCGAACAGGGCCTCGAAAAAACGCGGACCAGCTTTCTCAGCAAGCTCGGTCGCGCCCTGCGCGGCAAGGATCAGATCGACGAGGAAGTCCTGGACGACCTCGAGGAAGCGCTCGTGACGAGCGACGTCGGGGTCAAGACGACCCTCGAGGTCATCAGACGGGTGGAAGAGCGGGTGGCCCGGGATAAATACCTGGATGCCGCCGAACTCAACACGATGATTCAGGATGAGATCGCGCGGCTGGTGATCGGGGACTCGCCGGAGCGGCCGGCCGATTTCAGCGCTCCGCTACCCAACAAGCCGCACGTCATCATGGTCGTCGGCGTGAACGGGGTGGGCAAGACGACGACGATCGGCAAGATGGCTTTTCAGTTCAAACAGGCCGGCCGGAACGTCATCCTGGGTGCGGCGGACACCTTCCGAGCCGCCGCCACCGAGCAGCTGGGCATCTGGGCAGAACGCGCGGACGTCCCGATCGTCAAGCAGGGCCATGGCGCCGATCCCGCCGCCGTGGCCTTCGATACGATCGCCTCCGCCATCACGCGGGGTAGCGACGTGGTGATCATCGATACGGCCGGCCGGCTCCATACGAAAGGCGGCCTCATGGACGAGCTGACCAAGATCAAGCGCGTGATGAGCCGGCAGATCCCGGATGCGCCGCACGAGGTGATTCTGGTCCTGGATGCCTCCACGGGCCAGAATGCGATCCGTCAGGCGGAGGAGTTTACCAAGAGCGTGGAGGTGACCGGCCTCGCGCTGACCAAGCTCGACGGCACCGCGAAGGGCGGCATCGTCATCGGCATTTCCAACGAGTTTCAGATACCGGTTAAATACATCGGGGTCGGTGAAGGGATCGAGGATCTTCAGGTATTCGACCGCCGCCGCTTTGTAAGTGCGCTTTTCTCGTAA
- a CDS encoding sugar ABC transporter permease, whose translation MRSGSVIAKAGTYAVLALFAFISVYPVTRIITISLRPSDQLLSTSLALIPEGASLENYRELLFDTPFMSWLLNSFLVSLVVTLTGVTLASTAGYALSRFRFTGRGALLSGLLVTQMFPATMLLLPLYVLLIKLHLLNSYLGIIIIYTATALPFCVWQMKGYYDTIPPALEEAARIDGCTPWQVFYKVVLPLAAPALVITALFSFMTAWNEYVVANVVLQDTDMFTLPLGLKLFQSTLTTKWGLYAAGSLLVSIPVVALFLVLSRYLISGLTLGAVKG comes from the coding sequence ATGCGATCCGGATCCGTCATAGCGAAAGCCGGCACCTACGCGGTGCTCGCGTTGTTTGCGTTCATCTCGGTCTATCCCGTCACGCGCATCATCACGATTTCGCTGCGGCCGTCGGATCAGCTCCTCTCCACCTCGCTGGCGCTCATTCCCGAAGGCGCATCCCTCGAAAACTACCGCGAGCTCCTCTTCGACACGCCCTTCATGTCGTGGCTCCTCAACTCCTTCCTCGTCTCGCTCGTGGTCACGTTGACGGGGGTAACGCTCGCCTCTACCGCCGGCTACGCGCTGTCGCGTTTCCGTTTCACCGGGCGAGGCGCCCTCCTGAGCGGACTGCTGGTCACCCAGATGTTTCCGGCCACGATGCTCCTCCTGCCCCTCTACGTGCTGCTGATCAAGCTGCACCTGCTCAATTCCTACCTGGGCATCATCATCATCTATACCGCCACGGCGCTGCCGTTTTGCGTCTGGCAGATGAAAGGGTATTACGACACCATCCCGCCGGCGCTCGAGGAGGCGGCGCGCATCGACGGGTGTACGCCGTGGCAGGTGTTCTACAAAGTGGTGCTGCCCCTGGCCGCGCCGGCGCTGGTCATCACGGCGCTGTTTTCGTTCATGACGGCATGGAACGAATATGTCGTGGCCAATGTCGTGCTGCAGGATACGGATATGTTTACCCTGCCGCTGGGATTGAAACTCTTTCAGAGTACCCTGACTACAAAGTGGGGTTTATACGCGGCCGGGTCGCTCCTCGTCTCGATCCCGGTCGTTGCGCTGTTTCTGGTGCTGAGCCGGTATCTGATCTCCGGCCTCACCCTCGGCGCGGTCAAAGGCTGA
- the hprK gene encoding HPr(Ser) kinase/phosphatase yields the protein MAHTPQVFKKESLSVDFIVEQLSARMGLEISSVNAVDASRRRVTESNLHRPGLALAGYVDLFTYQRVQILGNTETQFLGHLKENKRREAFENLIQFPIPCIFLTENNQLDPELVEMATKVEVPVFVTATPTTRFMSLLGEFLNDQFALQQPVHGSLVAVYGIGLLIMGKSGIGKSEVALDLVERGHRLVADDVVIATKQGEQIVMGSGTDLVQHFMEVRGLGLVDIRAMFGIRAIRFQKRIEVVVNMQLWDPDEDYTRISMVDDTYAILGVDLPLVKVPITPGKNITVICEVIAMNHLLRHYGYDPAEVFAKRLAERIRKNESSMPLRGIEYFEHDYE from the coding sequence ATGGCGCACACACCCCAAGTCTTCAAAAAAGAGAGTCTGTCGGTCGATTTTATCGTCGAGCAGCTCTCGGCCCGGATGGGGCTTGAAATCTCGTCCGTCAACGCCGTGGACGCATCGCGCCGGCGGGTGACGGAGAGCAACCTGCATCGTCCGGGGCTCGCGCTGGCCGGCTACGTCGATCTTTTTACGTACCAGCGTGTGCAGATCCTGGGAAACACCGAAACCCAGTTCCTGGGGCATTTGAAGGAGAACAAGCGCCGCGAAGCCTTCGAAAATTTGATCCAGTTTCCCATTCCGTGCATTTTTCTGACGGAAAACAACCAGCTGGATCCGGAACTGGTGGAGATGGCGACGAAAGTGGAGGTGCCTGTCTTCGTGACGGCGACCCCCACGACTCGCTTCATGTCCCTCCTCGGCGAGTTTTTGAACGATCAGTTTGCCCTGCAGCAGCCCGTACACGGGTCGCTGGTCGCGGTCTACGGCATCGGATTGCTCATCATGGGCAAATCCGGGATCGGGAAGAGCGAAGTCGCGCTCGACCTCGTGGAGCGCGGACATCGGCTGGTTGCGGACGATGTGGTGATCGCCACAAAACAGGGCGAGCAGATCGTAATGGGCTCCGGTACCGACCTGGTGCAGCACTTCATGGAAGTGCGCGGTCTCGGGCTCGTCGACATCCGGGCCATGTTCGGCATCCGGGCGATTCGCTTCCAGAAGCGGATCGAGGTCGTCGTCAACATGCAGTTATGGGATCCCGACGAGGATTATACCCGCATCAGCATGGTGGATGATACCTATGCCATCCTCGGCGTCGATCTCCCCCTCGTAAAAGTCCCCATCACCCCCGGAAAAAACATCACGGTCATCTGCGAGGTGATCGCGATGAATCATCTGCTGCGTCACTACGGATACGATCCGGCCGAGGTCTTTGCCAAGCGCCTCGCCGAGCGAATCCGGAAAAACGAATCGAGCATGCCGCTGCGCGGTATCGAATATTTCGAGCACGATTACGAATGA
- a CDS encoding GWxTD domain-containing protein yields the protein MLCCSAPLAGGVQVAHAQVQDGFSVDMVSTRAPEEPGKARLDLYASIPFTHLQFLKAAGGFSASYAVYVEVNRVDEQNDVQELVENPAWEATAFADHFAATQSPVNAALTTRSLYLEPGRYRVRIQVQDRANAMQMQQEMVAEVRDFSAPITVSDLILVNDFSAETQSIVPRVSDRLTLRDASFKFFYEVYADVPAEVRVERVVIRTQKSKSLPFMRWFLRRWRDEEPFGEVAYNFDATVQLKKGRNPVVVTVPLQAYEVGEYELRVALRDADGRLIDLAARAVSLVESDAQHEGRDIDEAIDQLAYVAKARDLRYIREGKTKQERYDRFLEFWQKRDPTPATPDVNERMEEYYHRIDFANRHYSGQERGWESDRGHAMVLYGEPDEIEQGQANADVKHPYEIWHYRRIGRRFVFMDESGRGEFRLISPPWDERSTIR from the coding sequence ATGCTCTGCTGTAGCGCCCCGCTTGCCGGCGGCGTTCAGGTTGCGCACGCGCAGGTGCAGGATGGGTTTTCGGTCGACATGGTCAGCACCAGGGCTCCCGAGGAGCCCGGCAAGGCCAGGCTGGATCTCTACGCGTCGATCCCCTTCACCCATCTCCAGTTCCTCAAGGCCGCCGGCGGCTTCTCGGCCAGCTACGCCGTATATGTAGAGGTCAATCGCGTCGACGAGCAGAACGACGTGCAGGAACTGGTCGAGAACCCCGCCTGGGAAGCGACCGCGTTCGCCGACCATTTTGCCGCGACGCAGTCGCCGGTCAACGCCGCGCTCACGACCCGCTCCCTCTACCTGGAGCCCGGCCGGTACCGCGTGCGCATCCAGGTGCAGGATCGCGCCAACGCGATGCAGATGCAGCAGGAAATGGTTGCCGAGGTGCGCGACTTTTCCGCCCCGATCACCGTGAGCGACCTCATCCTGGTGAACGATTTCAGCGCGGAAACCCAGAGCATCGTGCCCCGCGTCTCGGATCGGTTGACCCTGCGAGACGCTTCGTTCAAGTTCTTTTATGAAGTCTACGCCGACGTGCCGGCCGAAGTCCGCGTCGAGCGCGTCGTCATTCGCACCCAGAAGAGCAAAAGCCTCCCGTTCATGCGCTGGTTTCTGCGCCGCTGGCGCGACGAGGAGCCCTTCGGGGAGGTAGCGTATAACTTCGACGCCACCGTCCAGCTGAAAAAAGGCCGTAACCCGGTGGTCGTGACGGTCCCGCTGCAGGCCTATGAGGTGGGCGAATACGAATTGCGCGTGGCACTCCGCGACGCGGATGGACGATTGATCGATCTCGCCGCACGCGCGGTGTCGCTCGTCGAGTCCGATGCCCAGCACGAAGGGCGGGATATCGATGAAGCCATCGATCAATTGGCCTATGTCGCCAAGGCCCGAGACCTGCGTTATATCCGCGAAGGCAAGACCAAGCAAGAACGCTACGACCGCTTCCTGGAATTCTGGCAGAAACGCGATCCCACGCCGGCGACGCCCGACGTGAACGAACGCATGGAGGAGTATTACCATCGGATCGACTTCGCCAACCGCCATTATTCGGGTCAGGAACGCGGCTGGGAAAGCGACCGGGGCCATGCGATGGTGCTGTATGGCGAGCCGGATGAGATCGAGCAGGGCCAGGCCAACGCCGACGTCAAACATCCCTACGAGATCTGGCACTATCGCCGCATCGGCCGGCGGTTTGTATTCATGGACGAATCGGGTCGCGGTGAATTTCGGCTGATCAGCCCCCCGTGGGACGAGCGTTCCACAATCCGGTGA
- a CDS encoding extracellular solute-binding protein → MLCLVAAVLLAGCGPEDTRVRIRIWHQKNDAERAFFEESVAAYNAAHPDRVVEVLYKETEELRNLYIVASVGGQGPELVYGPSDNLSVFALTGSIAPITTVLDDAYLAQFGPSGVISWNDEPWMVADQVGNHLILVYNKALMPVPPDNTDAWIAMLQALTVDENGDGRPERYGLTWNYTEPFFFIPFLTGFGGWMIDDAGNPTLDTEATVRAIQFILDLRDRYRVIPNESDYNIAETLFKEGRAANIINGPWSWAGYGDAGIDYGLARIPMMSETGRWSAPVISSKGYSVNANVSEELKPYLRDVLIYLTDADMQRQMARRLAAIPTIDAVRTDSVVLENPILRASIRQVDVGLPMPLAPQLRQVWDGMRGPYQLVMNGAISAEEGARQMQAEVEKRIADTFL, encoded by the coding sequence GTGCTCTGCCTCGTGGCGGCGGTGCTCCTGGCCGGCTGCGGACCCGAAGATACCCGTGTCCGGATCCGGATATGGCATCAGAAGAACGATGCCGAACGCGCGTTCTTCGAGGAGTCGGTCGCGGCCTACAACGCCGCGCATCCGGATCGGGTGGTCGAGGTCCTGTACAAGGAGACCGAAGAGCTGCGCAATCTCTATATCGTGGCCTCCGTGGGCGGGCAGGGGCCCGAACTGGTCTACGGGCCGTCGGACAATCTCTCCGTGTTTGCCCTTACGGGCTCAATCGCGCCGATCACGACGGTGCTCGACGACGCTTACCTCGCGCAGTTCGGCCCTTCGGGGGTGATCAGCTGGAACGACGAACCGTGGATGGTGGCGGATCAGGTGGGCAACCATCTCATCCTCGTCTATAACAAGGCGCTGATGCCGGTGCCGCCCGACAACACCGACGCCTGGATCGCGATGCTCCAGGCGCTGACGGTCGACGAGAACGGCGACGGCCGGCCCGAGCGCTACGGGCTTACCTGGAATTACACCGAACCGTTTTTTTTCATCCCGTTTCTCACCGGCTTTGGCGGTTGGATGATCGATGACGCCGGCAACCCGACGCTCGACACCGAGGCGACCGTCCGGGCCATCCAGTTCATCCTCGACCTGCGCGACCGCTACCGGGTCATCCCGAACGAGAGCGACTACAATATCGCCGAGACGCTCTTCAAGGAGGGGCGCGCGGCCAACATCATCAACGGGCCGTGGTCCTGGGCCGGCTACGGCGACGCCGGCATCGATTACGGCCTCGCCCGCATCCCCATGATGTCGGAGACGGGCCGCTGGTCCGCGCCCGTGATTTCGTCGAAAGGATATTCGGTTAACGCCAACGTCTCCGAGGAACTCAAACCCTATCTTCGGGACGTCCTGATCTACCTGACCGATGCCGATATGCAGCGGCAGATGGCGAGGCGCCTCGCCGCCATCCCGACCATCGACGCGGTCCGCACCGATTCGGTCGTCCTCGAAAACCCGATCCTCCGGGCGTCGATCCGGCAGGTCGACGTTGGGCTCCCGATGCCCCTCGCGCCGCAACTGAGGCAGGTATGGGACGGCATGCGCGGCCCGTATCAGCTGGTGATGAATGGCGCGATCTCCGCGGAAGAGGGCGCGCGACAGATGCAGGCCGAAGTGGAGAAGCGCATCGCCGACACGTTTCTTTAG
- a CDS encoding CDP-alcohol phosphatidyltransferase family protein translates to MYRSVLLMSAMSEGNKLSIRTLGTFWTAANMLSIFRIVLVLPISYMIVVDGPMKWTLGLILLAVGTDWFDGTIARWSHTVSEWGKVLDPIADKIAASAVVLSLVIKGSLPGWFLMLVLSRDLMIVLGSVIAAHRLNRVLMSIWMGKIAVFSLSLTVLAALLKADPPVMQVSIWITSVLFIYSFLLYVVRYVTIFRSAGGSHDEGDGATGRDVPFSVTAVEPKAESVG, encoded by the coding sequence ATGTACCGGTCGGTTTTACTCATGTCTGCCATGTCCGAGGGAAATAAGTTAAGCATCCGGACGCTCGGCACGTTCTGGACGGCTGCGAATATGCTCAGCATATTTCGCATCGTCCTCGTTTTGCCCATTTCCTATATGATCGTCGTCGACGGTCCGATGAAGTGGACGCTCGGTCTGATTCTTCTGGCGGTCGGCACGGACTGGTTCGACGGCACCATCGCGCGCTGGTCCCACACCGTCTCCGAGTGGGGCAAGGTGCTCGATCCCATCGCGGACAAGATCGCCGCCTCGGCCGTCGTGCTTTCGCTGGTGATCAAGGGGAGCCTGCCCGGCTGGTTCCTGATGCTGGTGCTGAGCCGGGATCTGATGATCGTGCTCGGGAGCGTCATCGCGGCGCATCGGCTCAATCGGGTGCTGATGAGCATCTGGATGGGGAAAATCGCTGTCTTCTCGCTCTCGCTGACCGTGCTCGCCGCACTGCTCAAGGCCGATCCGCCGGTGATGCAGGTGTCGATCTGGATCACGTCGGTTCTCTTTATCTATTCCTTTCTGCTCTACGTCGTGCGCTACGTGACCATCTTCCGGTCCGCCGGCGGCAGCCACGACGAAGGCGACGGCGCCACGGGGCGCGACGTCCCCTTTTCTGTGACGGCCGTCGAGCCCAAGGCGGAATCCGTGGGCTGA